From Phenylobacterium montanum, the proteins below share one genomic window:
- a CDS encoding aldo/keto reductase, translating to MQMRTLGANGPQVSAIGLGCMGMTWAYGASDERQSLAALDRALELGINFFDTAEVYGPYTNEELLGRALGHRRDNLVIATKFGFKLAGGPRPAGVDSRPENVKAVADASLKRLKLDHIDLFYQHRVDPDVPIEETVGAMADLVKAGKVRFLGLSEAGAATIRRAHATHPITALQSEYSLWTRDPEAEILPLCRELGIGFVPYSPLGRGFLTGKISVSEEFEEGDFRRALPRFQADAMAHNMAVVEALKRVAEAKGTTPAQLALAWLLHQGPDIIPIPGARKIAHLEDNAASAAVKLTGEDLKAINEAAPASAFAGARYTEQMMSMVGR from the coding sequence ATGCAGATGCGAACCCTCGGCGCGAACGGACCCCAGGTCTCGGCCATCGGCCTCGGCTGCATGGGGATGACCTGGGCCTATGGGGCCAGCGACGAGCGCCAGAGCCTCGCCGCCCTGGACCGCGCCCTGGAGCTCGGGATCAACTTCTTCGACACCGCCGAGGTTTATGGCCCCTACACCAACGAGGAGCTCCTGGGCCGCGCCCTCGGCCATCGGCGGGACAACCTGGTCATCGCCACCAAGTTCGGCTTCAAGCTGGCCGGCGGGCCGCGCCCGGCCGGGGTCGACAGCCGGCCGGAGAACGTCAAGGCGGTGGCCGACGCCTCGCTCAAGCGGCTGAAGCTCGACCACATCGACCTGTTCTACCAGCACCGCGTCGATCCGGACGTGCCGATCGAGGAGACGGTCGGGGCCATGGCCGACCTGGTCAAGGCGGGCAAGGTCCGCTTCCTGGGCCTCTCCGAGGCCGGCGCCGCCACCATCCGCCGCGCTCACGCCACCCATCCGATCACCGCCCTGCAGTCGGAGTATTCCCTTTGGACCCGCGACCCCGAGGCCGAGATTCTGCCCCTGTGCCGCGAGCTCGGCATCGGCTTCGTGCCCTACAGCCCGCTGGGCCGTGGTTTCCTGACTGGCAAGATCAGCGTCTCGGAGGAATTCGAGGAAGGCGATTTCCGCCGCGCCCTGCCGCGCTTCCAGGCCGACGCCATGGCCCACAACATGGCGGTGGTCGAGGCGCTGAAGCGCGTGGCCGAGGCCAAGGGGACCACGCCGGCGCAACTGGCCCTGGCCTGGCTGCTGCACCAGGGGCCGGACATCATCCCGATCCCCGGCGCCCGCAAGATCGCCCACCTGGAGGACAACGCCGCCTCGGCCGCGGTGAAGCTGACGGGCGAGGACCTGAAGGCCATCAATGAGGCCGCCCCCGCCTCGGCCTTCGCCGGCGCGCGTTACACCGAGCAGATGATGAGCATGGTCGGGCGCTAA
- the aroB gene encoding 3-dehydroquinate synthase yields MIAPVRAIPVGLGERAYQVLIGPGLIGAAGEHIRPFLKRARTAIVADETVARLHGERLRAGLTAAGIAADLITIPSGEASKSFEQLARLSDDLLALSLDRGDVIIAFGGGVAGDLAGFAAAIYKRGIDFVQIPTTLLAQVDSSVGGKTAIDTPRGKNLIGAFHQPRLVLADLEVLSTLPQREIRAGYAEIIKYGMLGDFAFFEWLEANGAAVLAREPAALAYAVARSVEMKAEIVAEDEKEAGRRALLNLGHTFGHALEAEVGFGEALLHGEAVALGCAQAFRFSAAQGLCSAQDAARVERATAAAGLPTRMSEIPGAPFAADRLVEHMAQDKKAEGGSLTLILARAIGQAFTAKRADAAAVRAFLVAEGASP; encoded by the coding sequence ATGATCGCCCCCGTCCGCGCCATTCCGGTCGGCCTGGGCGAGCGCGCCTATCAGGTGCTGATCGGGCCGGGCCTGATCGGCGCGGCGGGCGAGCACATCCGCCCGTTCCTCAAGCGCGCCCGCACGGCGATCGTGGCCGACGAAACGGTGGCGCGGCTGCACGGCGAACGGCTGCGCGCCGGCCTGACCGCGGCAGGGATCGCCGCCGACCTGATCACCATCCCTTCGGGCGAAGCGTCCAAGAGCTTCGAGCAGTTGGCGCGGCTGAGCGACGACCTCCTGGCCCTGTCGCTGGACCGCGGCGATGTGATCATCGCCTTCGGCGGCGGGGTGGCGGGCGATCTCGCCGGATTCGCGGCGGCGATCTACAAGCGCGGCATCGACTTCGTGCAGATCCCCACCACGCTGCTGGCCCAGGTCGACTCCTCGGTAGGCGGCAAGACGGCCATCGACACCCCGCGTGGCAAGAACCTGATCGGCGCCTTTCACCAGCCGCGGCTGGTGCTGGCCGACCTGGAGGTGCTGTCGACCCTGCCGCAGCGCGAGATCCGCGCCGGCTACGCCGAGATCATCAAGTACGGCATGCTGGGCGATTTCGCCTTTTTCGAATGGCTGGAGGCCAACGGCGCGGCGGTGTTGGCGCGCGAGCCTGCGGCCCTGGCCTACGCAGTCGCGCGTTCTGTGGAGATGAAGGCCGAAATCGTCGCCGAGGATGAAAAGGAAGCGGGCCGCCGGGCGTTGCTCAACCTCGGCCACACCTTCGGCCACGCTCTAGAGGCCGAGGTCGGCTTCGGCGAGGCCCTGCTGCACGGCGAGGCCGTGGCCCTGGGCTGCGCCCAGGCGTTCCGCTTCTCCGCCGCCCAGGGCCTGTGCAGCGCCCAGGACGCGGCGCGGGTCGAGCGCGCGACAGCCGCCGCCGGCTTGCCGACACGGATGAGCGAAATCCCCGGCGCGCCCTTCGCCGCAGACCGGCTGGTGGAGCACATGGCCCAGGACAAGAAGGCCGAGGGCGGCAGCCTGACCCTGATCCTGGCCCGCGCCATCGGCCAGGCCTTCACCGCCAAGAGGGCCGACGCGGCCGCCGTCCGCGCCTTCCTGGTCGCCGAGGGAGCCAGCCCGTGA
- a CDS encoding shikimate kinase yields the protein MTVEPALRRHTIVLVGLMGAGKTSVGRRLAGALGLPFRDADEEVEKAAGRSVSDIFAELGEPAFRAGERRVIARLLQDPPHVLATGGGAFMNDETRALIKDKAISVWLKADIDVLVERVGRKNDRPLLQGKDPAETLRELAALRHPVYALADITVESIESPHSTTVNAIIEALRTRLAAEGASP from the coding sequence ATGACGGTCGAACCCGCCCTGCGCCGCCACACCATCGTCCTGGTGGGCCTGATGGGCGCGGGCAAGACCAGCGTCGGCCGAAGGCTGGCCGGCGCGCTGGGCCTGCCGTTCCGCGACGCCGACGAAGAGGTGGAGAAGGCCGCTGGCCGCTCCGTTTCAGACATCTTCGCCGAGCTGGGCGAACCGGCCTTTCGCGCCGGCGAGCGGCGAGTGATCGCGCGCCTATTGCAAGATCCCCCGCACGTGCTGGCCACCGGGGGCGGAGCGTTCATGAACGACGAGACCCGCGCCCTGATCAAGGACAAGGCGATCTCGGTCTGGCTGAAGGCGGATATCGACGTCCTGGTCGAGCGGGTGGGGCGCAAAAATGACCGCCCCCTGCTACAGGGCAAGGACCCCGCCGAAACCTTGCGCGAACTGGCCGCCTTGCGCCACCCCGTCTACGCCCTGGCCGACATCACCGTGGAGTCGATCGAGTCGCCGCACTCGACCACCGTCAACGCCATCATCGAGGCCCTGCGCACCCGCCTCGCCGCCGAAGGAGCCTCGCCATGA
- a CDS encoding HlyC/CorC family transporter, with the protein MAVSALFSAAETAMTAASRGRMHQLERDGDRAAKRVNRLTDNRELMIGAVLLGANLINFLSSALVTEVLTKSIPGAWGVAAATTLMTVLVLVFAEVLPKTLAITHPDDVARFLSAPTELMVYLFGPIVRGVQFIVRKTLGLFGVEIDPEMDVLAAHEEIRGAVEYHHSEGLVETRDRWMLGGVLDLAEMDVSQIMVHRKSISMLDADLPAHELVDAALADPHTRIPLYREDTDNIVGVLHAKDLARALAASGGKVEALDIPAIAVEPWFIPDTTNLKDQLNAFLKRRNHFALVVDEYGALQGLVTLEDILEEIVGEIEDEHDIVVEGVRRQADGSVIADGSVAIRDLNRVMDWDLPDDQAVTIAGLVIHEAQAIPVQGQTFIFYGHRFQVLRRQRNQITGLRVSPPIAEIEEG; encoded by the coding sequence ATGGCTGTCTCGGCCCTGTTCTCGGCCGCCGAGACCGCCATGACCGCCGCCAGCCGCGGGCGCATGCACCAGTTGGAGCGCGACGGCGACCGGGCCGCCAAGCGGGTCAACCGGCTGACCGACAATCGCGAGCTGATGATCGGGGCGGTGCTTCTGGGCGCCAACCTGATCAACTTTCTCTCCTCGGCCCTGGTGACCGAGGTCCTGACCAAGTCGATCCCCGGCGCCTGGGGCGTGGCGGCCGCCACCACCCTGATGACCGTGCTGGTCCTGGTGTTCGCCGAGGTGCTGCCCAAGACCCTGGCCATCACCCATCCGGACGACGTGGCGCGTTTTCTGTCGGCCCCGACCGAACTGATGGTCTATCTGTTCGGCCCGATCGTCCGCGGCGTTCAGTTCATCGTGCGCAAGACGCTGGGCCTGTTCGGGGTCGAGATCGACCCGGAGATGGACGTCCTGGCCGCGCACGAGGAGATCCGCGGGGCGGTCGAGTATCACCACTCCGAAGGCTTGGTGGAGACGCGCGACCGCTGGATGCTGGGCGGCGTGCTCGACCTGGCCGAGATGGACGTGTCGCAGATCATGGTGCACCGCAAGTCGATCTCGATGCTCGACGCCGACCTGCCGGCGCACGAGCTGGTCGACGCCGCCCTGGCCGACCCGCACACCCGCATCCCGCTCTATCGCGAGGACACCGACAACATCGTCGGCGTGCTGCACGCCAAGGACCTGGCGCGGGCCCTGGCCGCCTCAGGCGGCAAGGTCGAGGCGCTGGACATCCCCGCCATCGCCGTCGAGCCCTGGTTCATCCCCGACACCACCAACCTGAAGGACCAGCTGAACGCCTTCCTGAAGCGCCGCAACCACTTCGCCCTGGTGGTCGACGAGTACGGCGCCCTGCAGGGACTGGTGACGTTGGAGGACATCCTCGAGGAGATCGTCGGCGAGATCGAGGACGAGCACGACATCGTGGTCGAGGGCGTGCGCCGCCAGGCCGACGGCTCGGTGATCGCCGACGGGTCGGTGGCGATCCGCGACCTGAACCGGGTGATGGACTGGGACCTGCCCGACGACCAGGCGGTGACCATCGCCGGCCTAGTCATCCACGAAGCCCAGGCGATCCCGGTCCAGGGCCAGACCTTCATCTTCTACGGTCACCGGTTCCAGGTTCTGCGCCGACAGAGAAACCAGATCACTGGCCTGAGGGTCAGCCCGCCGATCGCGGAGATCGAAGAGGGATAG
- a CDS encoding site-specific tyrosine recombinase XerD, with product MSAAGWREAFLEMMAVERAAAKNTLTAYAKDLDDAQGFLAGRGRDLADAAAEDVEAYFGDLGARGLSAATAARRRASLRGFYRFVLGEGWRKDDPARRVDAPKKGRPLPKILAREEVDRLIAAATARDGAQGLRLGCMVELLYASGLRISELIALPLAAVARDPAYLIVKGKGGKERLAPLNGAAREAVKAYLPARKGFFAKGVKESPWLFPSRGQGGRLTARRFAQLLDEAALAAGIDPAKVSPHSLRHAFATHLLEGGADLRTVQKLLGHSDIATTQIYTHVTSERLKAVVQQAHPLAKKR from the coding sequence ATGAGCGCGGCGGGCTGGCGCGAGGCGTTCCTGGAAATGATGGCGGTGGAGCGCGCCGCCGCGAAGAACACCCTGACCGCCTACGCCAAGGACCTGGACGATGCGCAGGGCTTCCTGGCCGGTCGTGGCCGCGACCTTGCCGACGCGGCGGCCGAGGACGTCGAAGCCTATTTCGGCGACCTGGGCGCGCGGGGACTGTCCGCCGCCACCGCCGCGCGCCGGAGGGCCTCCCTGCGCGGCTTCTACCGCTTCGTTCTGGGTGAGGGCTGGCGCAAGGATGATCCCGCCCGCCGCGTGGACGCGCCCAAGAAGGGCCGGCCCCTGCCCAAGATCCTGGCCCGCGAGGAGGTCGATCGCCTCATCGCCGCGGCGACGGCGAGGGACGGGGCTCAGGGCCTCAGGCTCGGCTGCATGGTCGAGTTGCTCTACGCCTCGGGCCTCAGAATCTCCGAGCTGATCGCCTTGCCGTTGGCGGCGGTGGCGCGCGACCCGGCCTATCTGATCGTCAAGGGAAAGGGCGGCAAGGAGCGGCTCGCGCCCCTGAACGGCGCGGCGCGGGAGGCGGTCAAGGCCTATCTGCCCGCGCGCAAGGGCTTCTTCGCCAAGGGTGTGAAGGAAAGCCCCTGGCTGTTTCCCTCCCGCGGCCAGGGTGGCCGGCTGACCGCACGCCGCTTCGCCCAGCTGCTGGACGAGGCGGCCCTCGCCGCCGGGATCGATCCGGCCAAGGTCAGCCCGCACAGCCTGCGCCACGCCTTCGCCACCCACCTGCTGGAGGGCGGCGCCGACCTCAGAACGGTGCAGAAGCTGCTGGGCCACAGCGACATCGCCACCACCCAGATCTACACCCATGTCACCAGTGAGCGGCTGAAGGCGGTGGTACAGCAGGCCCATCCGTTGGCGAAGAAACGATAG